One genomic segment of Chromatiaceae bacterium includes these proteins:
- a CDS encoding P-II family nitrogen regulator: MKNLNFSPLKKLEIILGGEHRSFATDLLDRAGVKGYTIINNLSGKGSHGFHEGHLMFNEDDVLIMIIAAVPEELVNPILQGFAPFYNEHSGVVFISDIQVTRLVKFRG, translated from the coding sequence ATGAAGAACCTCAACTTCAGCCCGTTGAAGAAGCTCGAGATCATTCTGGGCGGAGAACACCGCAGCTTTGCGACCGACCTGCTCGACCGTGCCGGTGTCAAGGGCTACACGATCATCAACAACCTGTCGGGCAAGGGCAGCCACGGCTTCCATGAGGGGCACCTGATGTTCAACGAGGACGACGTGCTGATCATGATCATCGCCGCGGTGCCCGAAGAGCTGGTCAACCCGATCCTTCAGGGCTTCGCACCGTTCTACAACGAGCACTCCGGTGTGGTGTTCATCTCCGATATCCAGGTCACGCGCCTGGTCAAGTTTCGAGGTTGA
- a CDS encoding DUF2309 domain-containing protein, whose translation MSPPIGQKLRVRAMIYVAGEPVPFFWPMRAFIHHNPLHGLEQLPFEQAVEKGSRLFHARGFLPRSTYRRYLANGEVDERILRHGVRGFVEQHSPALPFDLTEWLWVELTEHDRVTVEKMTLADTADVHSVLSGSTLPARSDSDAATLVAWLEEHLLRERPLYEVVDALYGTTIGTELDERVIRACLDFFDEGQSIWVMPNRERGFFRAWLDVAGRDVRQTLERLLRHAAKPMDADPETVIARVLAELQVPEEDWVAYFTQELARLHGWAGFIRWRSNAGHYYWEQRYPGDLVDYVAVRMLLALTLLRKRIHDGRSYTVGGLAETVHSDPQQAYLRSEFHAPGDFVAMAHDLEDALLRRDKRHLAKVFVEYRERKRRFEAERQAARLVALADRLGASQALHALSLDELHALLGAMRDFRNREGMVWLEAMEARAIAGLLRGLNPGSAPPREKRPFAKAMFCIDTRSERIRRNLESVGDYETYGIAGFFGVPVSFMELGKGSENHLCPVLLTPKNLVLEMTSTGVHDAVALSALEKAMHELKESVLTPFVTVEAIGLLFGFDMVGKTLLPTGYNRWRERLHELKPPTHLVIDKLSREQADSIVRAVQRAVIVKAVEQEFELEPERITDTMVRELREAALDHQASCPEFGAALALNEDRIDTFVGRLRSAYRINQSFAQLQLERLGRIGFSLDEQTRFVTQALKSIGLTDEFSRFILLTGHGSRSENNPYESALDCGACGGSHGLVSARVLAQMANKPEVRRRLRAKGIDIPDDAWFVPALHNTTTDEISLHDLALLPPSHLIYLDRLRSGLSAASRLCAQERVPKLTAPGQAVDPAAASRLARRNAMDWSQVRPEWGLSGNAYFVIGRRSLTQSKGLDGRAFLHSYDYRVDSRRRLLENILTGPLVVGQWINMEHYFSTVDNERFGSGSKVYHNVAGRFGVMTGNLSDLRTGLPAQTVLDGGQPYHQPMRLITVIEAPFEHAVKAVEGVVAVKRLVRNGWIRLLIIDPETSTVCLYEDGEWRQALVGGDVDPIFQEPCSL comes from the coding sequence ATGAGTCCACCGATCGGTCAAAAGCTGCGTGTCCGGGCGATGATCTACGTCGCCGGCGAGCCGGTCCCGTTTTTCTGGCCAATGCGGGCGTTCATCCACCACAACCCCCTGCACGGACTCGAACAGTTGCCGTTCGAGCAGGCCGTGGAAAAGGGTTCGCGGCTGTTCCATGCACGCGGATTCCTCCCCAGGTCCACATACCGGCGATACCTTGCCAACGGCGAGGTTGACGAACGCATACTCAGGCACGGCGTGCGGGGCTTCGTGGAGCAACATTCCCCGGCGCTGCCCTTCGACCTCACGGAATGGCTGTGGGTCGAACTTACCGAACACGACCGGGTCACGGTCGAGAAAATGACCCTCGCCGACACCGCCGACGTCCACAGCGTGCTGTCGGGATCAACGCTGCCGGCGCGTAGTGACTCAGACGCCGCAACGCTCGTTGCATGGCTCGAGGAACATCTGCTGCGCGAGCGACCGTTGTACGAGGTGGTCGACGCCCTGTACGGCACCACGATCGGCACCGAGCTCGACGAACGTGTCATTCGAGCCTGTCTGGATTTCTTCGATGAAGGACAGTCGATCTGGGTGATGCCGAACCGTGAACGCGGTTTTTTCAGAGCATGGCTCGACGTGGCAGGTCGGGACGTGCGGCAAACGCTGGAACGCCTGCTACGGCATGCGGCAAAGCCGATGGATGCCGACCCGGAGACCGTCATTGCGCGCGTCCTGGCCGAGCTGCAGGTCCCTGAAGAGGACTGGGTGGCATATTTCACCCAGGAACTGGCGCGTCTTCACGGATGGGCGGGATTCATCCGATGGCGTTCGAACGCCGGCCACTATTACTGGGAGCAACGCTACCCTGGTGACCTCGTCGACTATGTCGCCGTGCGCATGCTGCTGGCCCTCACGCTTCTGCGCAAGCGAATCCATGATGGGCGGTCGTACACGGTCGGTGGCCTCGCCGAAACGGTGCACAGCGATCCGCAGCAGGCCTATCTGCGATCCGAGTTCCATGCGCCGGGTGATTTCGTTGCGATGGCACATGATCTCGAGGATGCACTCTTGCGCCGCGACAAACGGCATCTGGCCAAGGTGTTTGTGGAATACCGCGAACGCAAGCGCCGCTTCGAAGCCGAGCGTCAGGCCGCCCGTCTGGTCGCACTCGCAGATCGACTCGGGGCCTCGCAGGCGCTACACGCGTTGTCTCTCGACGAGCTGCACGCGCTGCTGGGAGCGATGCGCGATTTTCGCAACCGCGAGGGCATGGTCTGGCTCGAGGCAATGGAGGCCAGGGCCATCGCGGGTTTGTTGCGTGGTCTGAATCCAGGTTCTGCGCCTCCGCGTGAGAAACGGCCGTTCGCCAAGGCGATGTTCTGTATCGATACCCGCTCGGAGCGGATCCGCCGCAATCTCGAATCCGTCGGTGACTACGAGACCTATGGCATAGCAGGCTTTTTCGGTGTGCCGGTCAGTTTCATGGAACTGGGCAAGGGCAGCGAGAACCATCTGTGTCCGGTACTGTTGACGCCGAAGAACCTGGTGCTCGAGATGACGTCGACGGGCGTGCACGACGCGGTGGCGCTCAGCGCGCTGGAAAAGGCGATGCACGAACTGAAAGAGTCCGTGCTGACACCATTTGTCACTGTCGAGGCGATTGGACTGCTGTTCGGATTCGACATGGTCGGCAAGACACTGCTGCCGACCGGCTACAACCGATGGCGCGAGCGTCTGCACGAACTCAAGCCCCCGACGCACCTGGTGATCGACAAGCTGAGCCGCGAGCAGGCCGACTCGATCGTTCGCGCCGTACAGCGGGCGGTGATCGTAAAGGCGGTCGAACAGGAGTTTGAGCTCGAACCGGAGCGGATCACCGATACGATGGTACGCGAACTGCGCGAAGCAGCCTTGGATCACCAGGCAAGCTGCCCGGAATTCGGTGCCGCGCTGGCGCTGAACGAAGACCGCATCGACACGTTTGTGGGTCGCCTGCGCAGCGCCTACCGGATCAACCAGTCGTTCGCGCAACTGCAACTCGAACGCCTCGGCCGAATCGGCTTTTCCCTGGACGAGCAGACGCGATTCGTCACCCAAGCGCTGAAGTCGATCGGGCTGACCGATGAATTTTCGCGTTTCATCCTGCTGACAGGGCACGGCAGCCGTTCGGAGAACAACCCCTACGAGTCCGCTCTCGATTGCGGTGCCTGCGGCGGCAGTCACGGCCTGGTGAGCGCGCGGGTACTCGCACAGATGGCGAACAAGCCGGAGGTGCGTCGTCGTTTGCGGGCCAAGGGCATCGATATTCCAGATGACGCCTGGTTCGTACCGGCATTGCACAACACCACGACCGACGAGATCAGCCTGCACGATCTGGCCTTGCTACCGCCATCGCACCTGATCTACCTGGATCGCCTGCGCAGCGGCCTGAGTGCCGCATCCCGCCTATGCGCCCAAGAGCGGGTGCCCAAGCTCACCGCGCCGGGGCAGGCGGTCGATCCGGCCGCTGCGTCGCGGCTGGCGCGCCGCAATGCGATGGACTGGTCTCAGGTCAGGCCCGAGTGGGGCCTTTCGGGCAACGCCTATTTCGTCATCGGCCGCCGCTCCCTGACCCAATCGAAGGGATTGGACGGCAGGGCTTTCCTTCACTCTTACGACTATCGCGTCGATTCCAGGCGCCGTCTGCTCGAGAACATCCTGACCGGACCCTTGGTCGTCGGCCAGTGGATCAACATGGAGCACTATTTTTCGACAGTCGACAACGAACGCTTCGGCAGCGGCAGCAAGGTCTACCACAACGTCGCCGGGCGCTTTGGCGTCATGACCGGCAACCTCAGCGATCTGCGGACCGGCCTGCCGGCTCAGACCGTCCTCGACGGTGGCCAACCCTACCACCAACCGATGCGCCTGATTACCGTGATCGAGGCGCCGTTCGAACACGCGGTCAAGGCCGTGGAGGGCGTCGTCGCGGTCAAGCGCCTGGTGCGCAACGGCTGGATTCGCCTGCTGATCATCGACCCCGAGACATCGACCGTGTGCCTGTACGAAGACGGCGAGTGGCGGCAAGCGCTTGTCGGAGGCGACGTCGACCCGATTTTCCAGGAGCCATGCAGTCTATGA